The proteins below are encoded in one region of Brassica napus cultivar Da-Ae chromosome A6, Da-Ae, whole genome shotgun sequence:
- the LOC125609981 gene encoding uncharacterized protein LOC125609981, producing the protein MAIKRNGKSHVSSDSDEQFMSFKDVSLGPHEAQLRFRLIHFWEARNPVKKTLIGLEMLLIDEQGTVIQGFIPPGRIKNFLPDMKRGSVYKLINFYGSKNKPMYRVADHVATVSFAWNSEMSVLHEIPISFDEDRFRFHSHEDFEANCDLKSDLYDVIGHMKLVDGQTLIERPSLDDVKIATTRHIVIHVQSHE; encoded by the exons ATGGCGATTAAGAGAAATGGGAAGTCGCATGTCTCCTCCGACTCTGATGAACAATTCATGTCCTTCAAGGATGTCTCTCTAGGTCCCCATGAAGCTCAACTACGCTTCCGACTCATCCATTTCTGGGAGGCTCGGAACCCGGTGAAGAAGACACTGATTGGCCTCGAAATGCTCCTCATCGACGAACAG GGAACTGTTATTCAAGGATTCATCCCACCGGGGCGAATTAAGAATTTCTTGCCAGATATGAAACGCGGATCAGTTTACAAGCTCATCAATTTCTACGGATCGAAAAACAAACCGATGTATCGGGTTGCTGATCATGTTGCAACCGTGTCTTTCGCATGGAACTCTGAAATGTCGGTTCTTCACGAGATTCCCATCTCTTTTGATGAAGACCGTTTCAGGTTTCATTCACACGAAGATTTTGAAGCCAACTGTGATCTCAAAAGTGACCTCTACG ATGTTATTGGCCACATGAAGCTGGTCGATGGACAGACTCTTATTGAGCGTCCCAGCCTTGACGATGTGAAGATTGCTACCACTCGGCATATTGTGATTCATGTGCAGTCGCATGAGTAA